The Psychrobacter sp. 28M-43 genome segment GGCTATAGACATGTTAAGAATGATAAATGCACAGCTAACGAAGGGTTAATCGAAAGTTCAATAGCTGTGCGTTTAGTGGAGGAGGTTCATTGATAGGTTACGTCTATCTTAAAGTCTGCCCAAGTTTGATACTTGCAGCGATATTAGCAGCAGTCGTCTCAATATTGTTGTAAGCAGAACCCAACACATTATCAATCGTGTCTACTTTTTGGATACTCGGCATGACCACATTGAACTGACTGGTCTGGGCAGGTTTTAGTCCATCGACGCTGCCGCAGATAGCAATGACAGGTGTACGGCTAGCCTTAGCGATTTGGCTGATACCGCCTGCCACTTTACCCATGGCTGTTTGCGCATCGAGCTTGCCTTCGCCAGTGATGACGAGATCAGCCTCTGCAATATGCTGTGACAGGTGAGCCACTTCGGCAACCGTATCAAAGCCTGACTTTAGCTGAGCTTGAAAGAACGTCATCATCGCATAACCAAGACCGCCAGCAGCGCCAGCGCCTTCGACATGTTGACAGTCTTCATAGCCATGCTGTCCACATATGGTCGCAAAGTGACTGAGTGCCTTGTCCAAGGTATTGACTTGCTCTGGACAGGCGCCTTTTTGTGGCCCAAATACTGCGCTTGCACCTAGCAGACCGCATAATGGATTGGTCACATCACAAGCAACCTCGAATACCGTGTCTGATATCTTTGTATGAAGGCTAGTATTATCGAGCTTATGTAAGCTGGCAAGTGCGCCACCACCATGAGTCAATAGGCTATCATTGATGTCATGAAATGTTATGCCTAGCGCCATTAGCATGCCAAGTCCTGCATCATTGGTTGCGCTACCACCTAGACCGATAACGATACGCTTAGCACCTTCTTCTAACGCATCTTCGATCAGCTCCCCAACACCATAACTACTCGCAATAACGGGATTACGCTCATCGGCTGTTAGTAGATGCAATCCGCACGCTTGAGCCACTTCGATAACAGCAGTCGCATCAGGCAATAACAGATACTTTGCCGTAATCGGTCTCATTAATGGGTCATGTACTCTGACTTCTTTCCAGCGCCCGCCCAATACATAAGACAATACCGCTGAGGTGCCTTCGCCGCCATCGGCCATTGGCAACAGCTTATAGTCAGCATCTGGAAACACTGCGCTAAAGCCAGATTGAATGGCATGGCACACGTCCAGTGCTTCTAAACTTTCTTTAAACGAGTCAGGGGCGATCAAAATTTTCATACGGCTCTCTTTGAATATCTTAATGACACGATCATTGCGATAGTGTCATGTTTTAAAACGTTTATTTAGCAATCATCAAATAAACGTATGTATAAGTACCCAATTTCATGAACTAGATAAATACTAGGGTCAACAACCAGATAAATACGATGCTAGTCACACCTTGGATACCAGTAGCCATTGAATGAGCTTTGTACGCTTGTGCCACGCTCATACGACTAAACTGGCTAACAATCCAAAAGAAGCTGTCATTGGCATGTGAGATAGTCATAGCACCAGCACCAATTGCCATCACGCAGAACACGCGTCCAAGTTCGCTGTCTAGGCCAATCTGGCTCAATAGTGGGGCAACCATAGCAGAAGTCGTAACCAATGCGACTGTGGTTGAGCCTTGTGCTGTTTTTAGCGCAGCAGAGACGATAAATGGCATGAAGATACCTAAACCCAAAGCAGATAGCGTCGAACCTAAGTAGTCACCGATAGGTGTCACTTTTAGCATGGCACCAAATGCACCACCAGCACCAGTAATCAATAGGATAGGGGCTGCTACTACCAAACCTTGCGAGATACTGTCGCTGATTTCTTGCGTTTTTTGACTTGATTTAATCAAGAAAAACGATAAGAACAAACCGATAAGTAGTGCAGTCAATGGATTACCAATGAATATCAAAATCTCCGCTACCATGCTACTGCCAAATGGTGCGCTTGGGAAGTTAGCAACCGAAGACAGGCAGATTAATATGATAGGAACGATAATCGGTAGGAAAGCCATTGTTGCTGAAGGCAAGTGGCTGTAATCATCACGAGTTTTAATTCCTTCAGGCATTGCGGCTGTAGGAGCATCTGCCGCATTGATATTGTCAGGAGTAGCGTTAAGGAAGCGATTAGACCACCACCAGCCAGCTAGTACCGCAACCGCTGTCACCACCACACCGACCATAATGACCAAACCTAAATTTGACTCTAGACCTAAGTTACCTGCCGCTGCGATTGGGCCTGGCGTCGGCGGGACAAAGGTATGGGTAGCGTATAGACCAGTGGCCAAGGCAATGCTCATCGCGACACTTGATACATGTAAGCGCTCAGCCAAAGACTCTTTTAGAGAGTTCAAGATAATATAGCCAGAGTCACAAAATACAGGTATAGAAACGACTGCACCGACGATAGACATGGTCAAAGTAGGGAAGCGTGGCCCCAATACTTTGATGACTGACTCTGCCATTACGATAGCAGCACCCGTTTTTTCAAGGATTAAGCCAATAATCGTACCAAATACAATCACAAGACCGATATAGCCTAAGATACCACCGAAACCATCAGAAATCGTTTTGGCGACAGTGTTAAGTGGTACTTGATAAAATAGCGCGACCAAGAAAGCGGACAGAATCAACACTAAAAAAGGATGCCACTTTAATTTTGCGGTAGCGAAAATAATAAAAAGAATGGTCAGCACAAGCCAAAATACAATCATCACTGTCTCA includes the following:
- a CDS encoding glycerate kinase, whose amino-acid sequence is MKILIAPDSFKESLEALDVCHAIQSGFSAVFPDADYKLLPMADGGEGTSAVLSYVLGGRWKEVRVHDPLMRPITAKYLLLPDATAVIEVAQACGLHLLTADERNPVIASSYGVGELIEDALEEGAKRIVIGLGGSATNDAGLGMLMALGITFHDINDSLLTHGGGALASLHKLDNTSLHTKISDTVFEVACDVTNPLCGLLGASAVFGPQKGACPEQVNTLDKALSHFATICGQHGYEDCQHVEGAGAAGGLGYAMMTFFQAQLKSGFDTVAEVAHLSQHIAEADLVITGEGKLDAQTAMGKVAGGISQIAKASRTPVIAICGSVDGLKPAQTSQFNVVMPSIQKVDTIDNVLGSAYNNIETTAANIAASIKLGQTLR
- a CDS encoding GntP family permease, giving the protein MIVFWLVLTILFIIFATAKLKWHPFLVLILSAFLVALFYQVPLNTVAKTISDGFGGILGYIGLVIVFGTIIGLILEKTGAAIVMAESVIKVLGPRFPTLTMSIVGAVVSIPVFCDSGYIILNSLKESLAERLHVSSVAMSIALATGLYATHTFVPPTPGPIAAAGNLGLESNLGLVIMVGVVVTAVAVLAGWWWSNRFLNATPDNINAADAPTAAMPEGIKTRDDYSHLPSATMAFLPIIVPIILICLSSVANFPSAPFGSSMVAEILIFIGNPLTALLIGLFLSFFLIKSSQKTQEISDSISQGLVVAAPILLITGAGGAFGAMLKVTPIGDYLGSTLSALGLGIFMPFIVSAALKTAQGSTTVALVTTSAMVAPLLSQIGLDSELGRVFCVMAIGAGAMTISHANDSFFWIVSQFSRMSVAQAYKAHSMATGIQGVTSIVFIWLLTLVFI